The sequence CAGAAGGCAATTTCTCTGCTTCCAGGGCTGAAGCACTAACTGACAGAATAATAAAGATGGTGCCAACAATGCGGGCGAAACTTCCTTGCCCAGAATATAAACCAAACAGAGGAAAAGTGGGTTTATTAGCTCCAGGAAAAGGAGCAACAGTACCCATCTCTCGGACAACTCCTCACTTGCTATACACAGGCTGCACCCAGCCCTAGGTCCACTGGCTCCTTCAACTTGAGGCTTCATCCAGCGCCTCCTTTCCCGAGGTTTGCGGATGGCGAGCTGCTAGATGGAGAGGTTTCTGGTTGTTCAGCAGCTGCATGTGGCACAGCTGAGGCAGCCTCGTAGTCTGCCATGCGGCGCTGTACCAGGGCAGGCATGAGCTGCACGTAGGCGGCCATGAGGCGGTGATTAGAATGGATCAGCTTCCCGGCACAGCTGTGCAGACAGGCCTCCTAGAAGGAAGACAGGATGGAAGCAGAAGTCAAAGGAGTCCTGTCAGGTCCTGCCGGAACTCCAGCCTAGGGGCGAGGGTCATAGAAAGGCCGGGGCCAGAGGTAGGGGAAGCGGCGAAAGACAGAAGCAGTATACTGTTAACTCTAAGGATCGAGGGTAATTCCCCTACTCAGTTCCCCACCTAACCTCCTCAGCATCCAGAGCTCGGTGGTGCAGGCTGGGCACGCAGCGCTGGAAGCAGAGTTCCGTCATCCGATTGTAGACCAAAAGGAAGTCCCGCAGCTGAGAGGAAGGGGGACAAGGAACTCAGCAAAGAGGGGCCACATTTTAATTCAAGACCGCGCCGCCCGAGCTTTCCCAGGACCGCGCGCCACGGCCCGACTTTCCCTGCCCTCAGATGCTTGGCTATTTGGGGTTCCCGATATGCAGACAAGATGCTAGTTGAACGCATGGCCCTAAAGCGACTTAGCTCCCACTCACGTTTCtcaattgctgctgctgctgctgttgctgctccATCACGCCACCAGCGTGAGCTCTAGGTTATTTCCTTTTCAGCCTCTCGGTAACGCCCCGGAAGTGACGTCTCGTAGCTCCCCAGGGACAGAAGGGTTGGCTCCAGGATCGCCCTGCCCCAGATGTTAACGTCACTTCCGCCCTCATAATCTGCGACGTGGCCGGCTTCTTCTGCCCGGGTGGGGACGTCACTTCCGCCGAGTCCCTGACCTGCTGCTAGGATCGCGACGGGAACTGGAGCCGGAGGTCCCCGCGCTGCCCGGGCCTGGCGCCCTGAGGGGAAGAGCGGCCCGGCCCGAGGTGAGAGGGACATGCATGGGCGAGTGCAAGTTGAATGCACGAACCTGACCAGAGGGCAAGATGCCTCTGAGCCCTGGGGAAGGATGAGGACACACCTGATGCCCAGGTGTATGTGGGGGAGGGCGGAGACTCACACACCTGGGGAAACTAAACTGACTTTGGAAGGGATCACCTACCTATGTCCTGGGAAAGAAGAGGTTTTTCCTAGAGGTCAAGAACTTAGACCAACTGATTCAACTAAGGCCTCGGGGGGCAGGGCCCGAGGAAGACGAGGTGCATGGG comes from Cervus elaphus chromosome 1, mCerEla1.1, whole genome shotgun sequence and encodes:
- the TIMM10B gene encoding mitochondrial import inner membrane translocase subunit Tim10 B, translated to MEQQQQQQQQLRNLRDFLLVYNRMTELCFQRCVPSLHHRALDAEEEACLHSCAGKLIHSNHRLMAAYVQLMPALVQRRMADYEAASAVPHAAAEQPETSPSSSSPSANLGKGGAG